One region of Pseudobdellovibrionaceae bacterium genomic DNA includes:
- the rplJ gene encoding 50S ribosomal protein L10 encodes MLRTEKEQEIQVFVEKFSKAKAAFLVDFKGMKVEQVTNLRKKLHPVKGEMKVFRNTLAKRALKGFPEIEQALSGSFKGTNAVVFAYEDASALAKTLATFAKDVELLQLKTGVMDGQKMDSAKINFLATLPSKEVLRAQFLGVLQAPGTKLARTLKEAPASLVRVLAARKE; translated from the coding sequence ATGCTACGTACAGAAAAAGAGCAAGAGATTCAGGTGTTTGTTGAGAAATTCAGCAAAGCCAAGGCCGCTTTCCTCGTCGATTTCAAAGGGATGAAGGTTGAGCAGGTGACAAACCTGCGCAAAAAGCTTCACCCGGTGAAGGGCGAGATGAAAGTGTTCCGGAACACTCTGGCGAAGCGTGCACTCAAGGGTTTTCCCGAAATTGAGCAAGCCCTGTCGGGTTCGTTCAAAGGGACAAACGCTGTTGTGTTCGCGTACGAAGATGCTTCGGCACTGGCAAAAACTCTGGCAACTTTCGCGAAAGACGTGGAATTGCTGCAGTTGAAAACCGGTGTGATGGACGGACAGAAAATGGATTCTGCAAAGATCAATTTTCTGGCGACTCTTCCGTCGAAAGAAGTCCTTCGCGCTCAGTTCCTGGGAGTTCTTCAAGCTCCGGGTACGAAACTCGCTCGCACTCTTAAAGAGGCGCCGGCAAGTCTCGTCCGCGTTCTGGCAGCTCGTAAAGAGTAG
- the rplL gene encoding 50S ribosomal protein L7/L12, whose protein sequence is MSLTNDQLVEELSKKTVLEIAELVKLLEEKWGVSAAAPVAVAAAGGGAAAPAEEKTAFDVILKDAGANKINAIKEVRALTGLGLAEAKALVEGAPKTVKEGVTKDEAEKMKKTLEAAGAKVEIK, encoded by the coding sequence ATGTCTCTGACAAACGACCAATTGGTTGAAGAACTCTCGAAGAAAACTGTCCTGGAAATCGCTGAACTCGTGAAACTTCTCGAAGAGAAGTGGGGCGTTTCGGCTGCTGCACCCGTTGCGGTTGCTGCGGCTGGCGGCGGAGCGGCTGCTCCCGCTGAAGAGAAAACAGCGTTCGACGTCATCCTGAAAGATGCCGGCGCGAACAAAATCAACGCGATCAAAGAAGTTCGCGCACTGACAGGCCTGGGCCTGGCAGAAGCGAAAGCTCTGGTCGAAGGCGCGCCCAAGACTGTGAAAGAAGGCGTGACTAAGGACGAAGCTGAAAAAATGAAGAAGACTCTCGAAGCTGCAGGCGCGAAAGTCGAAATCAAGTAA